From Woronichinia naegeliana WA131, the proteins below share one genomic window:
- a CDS encoding transposase: MQLCQRLEQILENLRPAFSREATYQWFILLAWGVVLNSQPSAITSYVNALGLTESYYHQALHWFESKAFNVKGLTLGWSKWVSQHENLYRIKEKRVYVGDGIKVGKEGRKMPGVKRLHQESGNVAKPEWIRGHYFNALSVLVGAGKACFALPLVLRLDDGIKSKATAKEGKKGSKKEKTTLVTKMGELCTTYAEAGSYVILDAYFACGAVLKSFRQNALHLITRVRCSTVAYAPFSSVPTLRGKGRPRLWGSSIKLESLFALVEDFPTAKVWLYGQQVSVSYQCFEFHWDSPHQLVKFVLTQLPNGQRLILLSTDLCLTGPEIIAAYGLRFKIEVTFRQLIHLLGGFAYRFWLKALPTLPTWPSNLILPDYPQTVQTQILNKVEAFERFVNLHVIVLGLLQILSLELPQGIWANFPRWFRTLPSHGYPSERIAQLAIQHQAPMIFPQSPPSLLLPKFLAAKLDPFPSPDRLTLAA, translated from the coding sequence ATGCAACTATGTCAGCGACTAGAGCAAATCCTAGAGAATCTCCGTCCCGCCTTTAGCCGAGAAGCAACGTACCAATGGTTTATCCTATTAGCCTGGGGAGTAGTGCTCAACAGCCAACCGAGCGCAATAACAAGCTATGTCAATGCCTTAGGGTTAACAGAGAGCTACTACCATCAGGCACTACATTGGTTTGAATCCAAGGCATTTAACGTCAAAGGACTGACCTTGGGATGGTCGAAGTGGGTAAGTCAGCATGAAAATCTATATCGAATCAAGGAAAAACGAGTGTATGTGGGGGATGGAATCAAAGTGGGGAAAGAAGGGCGCAAGATGCCAGGGGTAAAACGACTACACCAAGAATCCGGAAATGTGGCGAAGCCAGAATGGATAAGGGGGCATTACTTCAATGCCTTGAGTGTTTTGGTGGGAGCAGGAAAAGCCTGCTTTGCCTTGCCCTTAGTGTTGCGGCTAGACGATGGCATCAAGTCCAAAGCAACGGCAAAGGAAGGGAAAAAAGGCAGCAAAAAAGAGAAGACTACTCTAGTCACGAAAATGGGGGAGCTTTGCACTACCTACGCAGAGGCGGGAAGCTATGTGATTTTGGATGCTTACTTCGCTTGTGGAGCAGTGCTCAAAAGTTTTCGCCAAAATGCCTTGCATCTCATCACCCGAGTGCGTTGCTCTACAGTGGCATATGCTCCCTTTTCTTCCGTTCCGACCTTGAGGGGGAAAGGACGACCACGGCTTTGGGGGAGTTCAATAAAACTAGAAAGCCTGTTTGCTCTTGTGGAGGATTTTCCCACCGCTAAAGTCTGGCTCTATGGTCAACAAGTCTCCGTTTCTTATCAGTGCTTTGAGTTCCACTGGGATAGTCCCCATCAGCTCGTTAAGTTTGTCCTCACCCAATTGCCCAACGGACAAAGACTGATTCTGCTTTCTACTGACCTCTGTTTGACTGGACCTGAGATTATTGCCGCTTACGGTCTCCGATTTAAGATTGAAGTCACTTTTCGTCAATTAATCCATCTTTTGGGCGGCTTTGCCTATCGTTTTTGGCTTAAGGCTCTTCCTACTTTACCGACCTGGCCTAGCAATCTTATCCTCCCTGACTATCCCCAAACTGTTCAGACTCAGATTTTAAACAAAGTAGAAGCCTTTGAGCGTTTTGTTAATCTTCATGTCATTGTTCTCGGCTTACTTCAAATTCTTTCCTTAGAGTTACCCCAGGGGATTTGGGCTAATTTCCCTCGCTGGTTTCGGACTCTACCCTCCCATGGCTATCCTAGTGAACGCATTGCTCAACTAGCCATCCAACATCAAGCCCCAATGATTTTTCCTCAAAGTCCACCTAGTCTGCTTTTGCCTAAATTCCTTGCCGCTAAACTTGACCCTTTTCCAAGTCCTGATAGACTTACTTTGGCCGCATAG
- a CDS encoding ISAs1 family transposase, translated as MAKGFGARVLTPQQEKEVKIIKRSILKHFQCLKEPRTGRRQDHNLTAIVTIGILAVLSGADGFVAIEAYGKAKREWLEMFLELPKGIPSHDTFGRVFGMLETEELEKSFLSWISSLTEKMDIELIQIDGKTKRGSYDREKGLNALHSISAWSSERGLMLAQKKVDSKSNEIKAVPLLLKLLNIKGAVVTLDAMGTQTEIAKQIKQGEGDYVLALKGNQGKLNKQVRDWFKQAVAQNWQGIEYSYHEKTEKGHYRLETRQVWTVSINQLSALHRQNQWVGLATVVMVKSKTQFGHKTTETFHYYISSLPTDAERHSHVQQFSVLDTASLLGI; from the coding sequence ATGGCAAAAGGCTTCGGCGCAAGAGTTCTAACCCCACAACAAGAAAAAGAAGTCAAAATTATCAAAAGAAGCATACTGAAACATTTTCAGTGCCTAAAAGAACCGAGAACAGGGAGAAGGCAAGACCATAACTTAACAGCAATTGTCACCATAGGAATATTGGCAGTATTGTCAGGGGCAGATGGCTTCGTAGCAATTGAAGCCTATGGCAAAGCCAAACGAGAATGGCTAGAAATGTTTCTAGAGTTACCAAAGGGAATTCCCTCTCACGATACCTTTGGAAGAGTATTTGGAATGTTGGAAACAGAAGAACTAGAAAAAAGTTTTCTGAGCTGGATAAGCAGTCTAACGGAGAAAATGGACATAGAGCTGATACAGATAGATGGAAAAACGAAAAGAGGTTCTTATGATAGGGAAAAAGGACTAAATGCGTTACACAGCATAAGTGCGTGGAGTAGTGAGCGGGGACTGATGTTAGCGCAAAAGAAAGTAGATAGTAAATCTAATGAAATAAAAGCAGTCCCCTTGTTACTGAAGTTACTTAACATCAAGGGGGCAGTAGTAACCCTAGATGCAATGGGAACGCAGACAGAAATCGCAAAACAAATAAAGCAAGGTGAAGGTGACTATGTATTGGCTCTCAAAGGAAATCAGGGCAAACTTAATAAACAAGTTAGGGATTGGTTTAAACAAGCGGTCGCTCAGAACTGGCAAGGAATTGAATACAGTTATCATGAGAAGACAGAAAAAGGACATTACCGTTTAGAAACTCGTCAAGTCTGGACAGTGTCAATCAATCAGCTTTCCGCATTGCATCGCCAAAATCAGTGGGTCGGTTTAGCAACTGTTGTGATGGTTAAAAGTAAAACTCAATTCGGTCATAAAACAACAGAGACGTTTCACTATTATATTAGCAGTCTTCCTACGGATGCCGAACGTCATAGCCATGTGCAGCAATTCTCAGTTTTAGACACAGCAAGCCTTTTAGGGATTTAA
- a CDS encoding DUF6444 domain-containing protein gives MEEKQLLETAEIDENDWEQTPVSVRNLVVKLFEKIEQLEKHLKELQETNEKISEKVNQNSQNSNNPPTSEPLNVEIPKKKKKLGGKKRGGQIGHKGHSRFLYSEEKCKEIIEHHPDSCKCCGEKLRGIDPNPYRHQIVEIPPIVLEIVEHRLHERVCDNCGQKTRAILPPEVERSGYGERVVAKSVIDEWDVSSFSPYGSVSPVGLFWIENRIRNS, from the coding sequence ATGGAAGAAAAACAGCTACTAGAGACAGCCGAAATTGACGAAAATGATTGGGAGCAAACCCCAGTCAGCGTCAGAAATCTGGTGGTAAAATTATTCGAGAAGATAGAGCAACTAGAAAAACACCTCAAAGAATTGCAGGAAACAAACGAAAAGATTAGCGAAAAAGTCAATCAGAATTCTCAAAACTCAAATAACCCTCCTACGTCAGAGCCGCTAAATGTTGAAATTCCCAAGAAAAAAAAGAAACTGGGTGGAAAAAAGAGAGGAGGGCAAATAGGTCATAAAGGTCATAGCCGCTTTTTGTATTCAGAAGAAAAGTGTAAGGAAATTATCGAACACCATCCTGATAGCTGTAAGTGTTGCGGTGAAAAACTAAGGGGAATAGACCCAAACCCCTATCGTCATCAAATAGTAGAGATACCGCCCATCGTTCTAGAAATAGTAGAACATAGGCTACATGAAAGAGTTTGTGATAATTGTGGACAAAAAACGAGAGCGATATTACCCCCAGAAGTAGAAAGGAGTGGTTATGGGGAAAGAGTAGTAGCTAAGAGTGTCATTGATGAGTGGGATGTATCGTCATTCTCACCGTATGGTAGTGTCAGCCCTGTCGGATTATTTTGGATTGAAAATAGGATTAGGAACAGTTAG
- the groES gene encoding co-chaperone GroES has protein sequence MAAISITFSTVKPLADRVFVKVSAAEEKTAGGIYLPDNAKEKPQVGEVVAVGPGKRNDDGSRSPLEVGVGDKVLYSKYAGTDIKVDGNDYVLLAEKDILASVQ, from the coding sequence ATGGCAGCTATCAGCATTACCTTTTCTACCGTTAAACCCTTGGCCGATCGCGTTTTCGTCAAAGTCAGTGCCGCCGAAGAAAAAACGGCTGGTGGTATCTATTTACCCGATAACGCCAAAGAAAAACCCCAGGTGGGTGAAGTCGTAGCTGTTGGCCCTGGCAAACGCAATGATGATGGTAGCCGTTCTCCCTTAGAAGTGGGTGTGGGCGATAAAGTTCTTTATTCTAAGTATGCAGGAACCGACATCAAAGTTGATGGCAATGACTATGTTCTCTTAGCGGAAAAAGATATTCTGGCTTCTGTTCAATAA
- the groL gene encoding chaperonin GroEL (60 kDa chaperone family; promotes refolding of misfolded polypeptides especially under stressful conditions; forms two stacked rings of heptamers to form a barrel-shaped 14mer; ends can be capped by GroES; misfolded proteins enter the barrel where they are refolded when GroES binds): protein MAKSIIYNDEARRALERGIDILAEAVAVTLGPKGRNVVLEKKFGAPQIINDGITIAKEIELDDHIENTGVSLIRQAASKTNDVAGDGTTTATVLAHAIVKEGLRNVAAGANPISIKRGIDKATEFLVARIAEHAKPVEDSKAIAQVGAISAGNDEEVGQMIANAMDKVGKEGVISLEEGKSMTTELEITEGMRFDKGYISPYFVTDPERMEVVMDDPLILITDKKINLVQDLVPVLEQVARQGKPLIIIAEDIEKEALATLVVNRLRGVLNVAAVKAPGFGDRRKAMLEDIAVLTGGQVISEDAGLKLETTKVESLGKARRITITKDNTTIVAEGNEAGVKARVEQIRRQIEETESSYDKEKLQERLAKLAGGVAVIKVGAATETEMKDRKLRLEDAINATKAAVEEGIVPGGGTTYAHLAPQLEEWANANLKNEELTGGLIVARALPAPLKRIAENAGQNGAVVAERVKEKDFNVGFNAANNEYTDMIAAGIVDPAKVTRSALQNAASIAGMVLTTECIVVDKPEKEKAPAGGPGGGDYDY, encoded by the coding sequence ATGGCTAAGTCCATCATTTATAACGATGAAGCTCGTCGCGCCCTGGAACGGGGTATTGATATTCTGGCAGAAGCGGTTGCTGTCACCCTTGGCCCCAAAGGTCGGAATGTTGTATTAGAGAAAAAATTTGGTGCGCCCCAAATCATTAACGATGGGATCACCATTGCTAAAGAAATTGAATTAGACGACCACATTGAAAATACAGGTGTCTCCCTGATTCGTCAGGCTGCTTCTAAAACCAATGATGTCGCTGGAGATGGAACCACCACTGCAACGGTTCTGGCCCATGCCATTGTTAAAGAAGGTTTGCGTAATGTCGCCGCCGGTGCTAACCCAATCTCCATTAAACGCGGTATCGACAAAGCCACTGAATTTTTAGTAGCTCGTATTGCTGAACACGCTAAACCTGTTGAAGATTCCAAAGCGATCGCCCAGGTAGGTGCTATCTCTGCGGGTAACGACGAAGAAGTTGGCCAAATGATCGCCAATGCTATGGATAAAGTGGGCAAAGAGGGCGTTATTTCCCTCGAAGAAGGCAAGTCCATGACCACCGAGTTGGAAATCACCGAAGGGATGCGTTTCGACAAGGGTTATATTTCTCCCTATTTCGTCACCGATCCCGAACGCATGGAAGTCGTTATGGATGATCCCCTTATCCTCATCACCGACAAAAAAATCAACCTAGTTCAAGACTTAGTGCCCGTTCTCGAACAGGTTGCCCGTCAAGGTAAGCCCCTGATCATTATTGCTGAAGATATCGAAAAAGAAGCTCTGGCTACTCTCGTGGTTAACCGTTTGCGTGGTGTGTTGAATGTAGCGGCTGTTAAAGCTCCTGGATTCGGCGATCGTCGTAAAGCCATGCTCGAAGATATTGCTGTTCTTACCGGTGGTCAAGTGATCAGCGAAGATGCCGGTCTGAAACTGGAAACCACCAAGGTTGAAAGTCTAGGTAAAGCCCGTCGCATCACCATCACCAAAGACAACACCACCATTGTTGCCGAAGGTAATGAAGCTGGCGTTAAAGCCCGTGTTGAACAAATCCGTCGTCAAATCGAAGAAACCGAATCTTCCTACGACAAAGAAAAACTGCAAGAACGTCTGGCTAAATTGGCTGGCGGTGTAGCAGTTATCAAAGTGGGTGCAGCTACCGAAACGGAAATGAAAGACCGTAAACTGCGCTTAGAAGATGCGATCAACGCAACCAAAGCGGCGGTGGAAGAAGGTATCGTTCCTGGTGGTGGTACAACCTACGCTCACCTAGCTCCTCAACTGGAAGAATGGGCAAATGCCAACCTGAAAAATGAAGAATTAACAGGTGGTTTAATCGTGGCTCGTGCCTTACCTGCTCCTTTAAAACGGATTGCTGAAAACGCGGGTCAAAACGGTGCTGTTGTAGCTGAACGAGTCAAAGAAAAAGACTTCAATGTTGGTTTTAACGCTGCTAACAACGAATATACCGACATGATTGCTGCTGGTATTGTTGACCCTGCTAAAGTTACTCGTTCTGCTTTACAAAATGCAGCTTCGATCGCAGGTATGGTGTTAACAACCGAGTGTATTGTCGTGGACAAACCTGAGAAAGAAAAAGCTCCTGCGGGTGGCCCAGGTGGTGGCGACTACGACTACTAA
- a CDS encoding IS630 family transposase: MIKLEFTEEDKRLLSYGRFNHPHPRVQLKMEVLWLKSQGLSHQKIAQFAGVSVNTVTSYIRDYQEGGIEKLKEIKFNRPKSELTEHQGTIEAYFESNPPARINEAVKRIEELTGIKRSPTQVRKFLKSIGMRCLKVGTIPSKADVEAQDSYREKELEPRLEEAKAGKRAVFFVDASHFVMGAFVNFIWCFKRIFIKSPSGRKRFNVLGALNAITHEVIMVTNSSYITGTQVCELLEKIAELGLLIPITLVLDNARYQKCRIVQELAESLGIELLYLPPYSPNLNLIERLWKFVKKKCLYAKYYEDFTQFSAAISGCLEDANVKYKEELDSLLTLRFQRFDKSQIMNV, translated from the coding sequence ATGATTAAGTTAGAATTTACGGAAGAAGACAAAAGACTGTTGTCTTACGGTCGGTTTAATCACCCGCATCCTAGAGTACAGCTAAAGATGGAAGTTTTATGGTTAAAAAGTCAGGGATTATCTCATCAAAAAATTGCTCAATTCGCAGGAGTTTCAGTAAATACGGTGACAAGCTATATCCGTGATTATCAAGAGGGCGGGATAGAAAAACTAAAAGAAATAAAATTTAATCGCCCGAAAAGTGAGTTAACAGAGCATCAAGGGACAATTGAGGCATATTTTGAGTCAAATCCACCAGCAAGAATAAATGAAGCAGTAAAAAGAATAGAAGAATTAACGGGAATAAAAAGAAGTCCAACGCAAGTCAGAAAATTTTTAAAGTCAATAGGAATGAGGTGTCTAAAGGTGGGAACAATTCCATCAAAAGCAGATGTAGAAGCTCAGGATAGCTATAGAGAAAAAGAGCTAGAACCAAGGCTAGAAGAGGCAAAAGCAGGAAAAAGGGCAGTTTTCTTTGTAGATGCCTCTCATTTTGTAATGGGAGCATTTGTAAATTTTATATGGTGCTTCAAGAGGATTTTTATTAAGTCACCATCAGGGAGAAAACGTTTTAATGTGTTAGGAGCATTAAATGCAATTACCCATGAAGTAATTATGGTAACGAACAGTTCTTATATTACGGGAACTCAGGTTTGTGAACTCCTAGAAAAGATAGCAGAATTAGGACTATTAATACCGATTACGTTGGTATTAGACAATGCTCGTTATCAAAAATGCCGAATTGTGCAGGAGTTGGCAGAATCATTAGGAATAGAGTTACTGTACTTACCTCCTTATTCTCCTAACTTGAATTTAATTGAAAGACTGTGGAAGTTTGTGAAGAAAAAGTGTTTATACGCAAAATATTATGAAGATTTTACGCAGTTTTCTGCAGCAATTTCAGGATGTCTTGAGGATGCTAACGTAAAATATAAGGAGGAGCTTGATTCTTTGCTCACCTTACGATTTCAACGCTTTGATAAATCTCAGATTATGAACGTTTGA
- a CDS encoding IS66 family transposase gives MTFAKAGSLQSALNGKSQVELPVLKPQVTEYRLHSLECEHCGSKSRGKLPAGVTEKSYGARLAALVGVLSVEARQSHRQIQGLLREVFGIEIGRGTINNIRQEVSEAIAAANEEAKEYAKQQLVVNCDERGFSQQNRDGNNPTEKKAWLWVLVTPWISLFLATLSRSQEVAKQLIGETFTGYLGSDRYGSYSWVKPELRQLCWSHVLRDFQAMAERTGASQEIGTALLARGYRLFHWWHKVRDGTLSKELFIEAVELLRWGMHQELMSAAAIEIGWREKSPLAKTVRTCRKLLKVEAALWTFVYREGVEPTNNSAQRALRPAVIWRNLSFGSQSQAGSEFVSRMLTVNHSLKLQGRSVLDFLTQSCLAARLGEQPPSLIPVVQEPAVSNPRPLIFL, from the coding sequence ATGACCTTTGCCAAGGCTGGCAGCTTGCAATCCGCACTTAACGGGAAAAGTCAGGTAGAACTTCCCGTCCTCAAGCCCCAAGTAACAGAATACAGACTGCATAGCCTAGAATGCGAACACTGCGGGTCAAAAAGCCGAGGGAAATTGCCAGCAGGAGTGACCGAGAAAAGCTATGGGGCAAGATTAGCCGCCTTAGTGGGAGTGCTAAGTGTCGAAGCAAGACAAAGCCATCGTCAGATACAAGGGCTGCTGAGAGAGGTATTTGGCATAGAGATAGGGAGAGGGACAATCAACAACATCAGGCAAGAAGTAAGTGAAGCCATAGCCGCCGCCAATGAAGAAGCGAAAGAATATGCCAAGCAACAACTGGTGGTGAACTGTGATGAGAGGGGATTTAGCCAGCAAAATCGGGATGGCAACAACCCAACAGAGAAGAAAGCATGGCTGTGGGTGCTGGTGACCCCATGGATAAGCCTATTTCTAGCCACCTTGAGTCGTAGCCAAGAAGTGGCCAAACAGTTAATCGGCGAGACATTCACGGGCTACTTAGGCAGTGACCGTTATGGCAGCTACAGTTGGGTGAAGCCAGAATTGCGACAACTATGTTGGTCTCATGTGCTGAGAGACTTTCAGGCGATGGCAGAAAGAACAGGGGCATCACAAGAAATCGGTACAGCATTACTAGCGAGAGGCTATCGCCTGTTTCATTGGTGGCACAAAGTCAGAGACGGCACGCTGTCGAAGGAGTTATTTATCGAAGCAGTAGAATTGCTCAGATGGGGAATGCACCAAGAATTAATGTCGGCGGCGGCTATCGAAATTGGTTGGCGCGAAAAATCGCCCCTCGCGAAAACAGTCCGTACCTGTCGAAAGTTGCTGAAAGTGGAGGCGGCTCTCTGGACGTTTGTCTATAGAGAGGGGGTGGAACCGACGAATAATTCAGCACAACGAGCTTTGCGACCAGCCGTAATTTGGCGTAACCTCAGCTTTGGTTCTCAGTCTCAAGCGGGGAGTGAGTTTGTGTCGAGAATGCTGACAGTCAATCATTCGTTGAAATTACAAGGGCGTTCTGTCTTAGATTTTCTGACGCAATCATGTCTAGCGGCTCGACTAGGGGAGCAGCCTCCTTCTCTAATTCCTGTTGTTCAGGAGCCCGCCGTCTCAAATCCTAGACCCTTGATTTTTTTGTAG
- a CDS encoding IS4 family transposase, with translation MTTAAVAVEEYKIMLSVGDTTFLDYRNIKEKREGYGPTGKGGNGLILHSALAIEPEKGQVLGLLWQKLWNREVKEKPPTDETAKQKKERQKEQRKAARQRPFEEKESYKWVEALNTCEKQVESSTRVIHVFDREGDVSEVFDSVRQLKHTGVLVRASHNRSLDKNSERLWQHLESEPIRFHQEIEIPSTGKRKARKVKLAVRFCSVNLRTPYRFDNRDPLNVYAVYATEIDCPEGETPLSWMLLTTEVVETIEMAVTILRWYTYRWRVEEFHKVLKSGCQSERYRLASDGMKTLLGFLSVIAVELLHVTYLHRTQPDALAIEILNPLQLQVLKAAASQKLPPILTVAWAVESVAFLGGYLEHRRKTPLGIQVLWRGWLKLHDLCQGWQLAIRT, from the coding sequence CGCCGTAGCCGTAGAAGAATATAAGATAATGCTATCAGTCGGAGATACGACCTTCTTAGATTATCGCAATATCAAGGAAAAAAGGGAAGGGTATGGGCCGACTGGAAAAGGAGGGAATGGATTAATACTGCATAGTGCTTTAGCAATTGAGCCAGAAAAAGGACAAGTATTAGGTTTATTATGGCAAAAACTGTGGAATAGGGAGGTAAAAGAAAAGCCCCCAACAGATGAAACGGCGAAGCAGAAAAAAGAAAGACAGAAAGAACAAAGAAAAGCAGCTCGTCAAAGACCATTTGAGGAAAAAGAATCCTACAAATGGGTAGAGGCTCTAAACACCTGTGAGAAACAGGTAGAAAGTTCAACGAGGGTAATTCATGTATTTGACAGAGAAGGAGATGTTTCAGAAGTCTTTGACTCAGTGCGTCAACTCAAGCATACAGGAGTGCTGGTCAGAGCGTCTCATAATCGTAGTTTAGACAAAAATAGTGAACGACTTTGGCAACATTTGGAATCAGAACCGATTCGTTTTCATCAAGAAATCGAGATTCCGAGTACAGGAAAAAGAAAAGCACGGAAGGTTAAGCTTGCCGTCCGATTTTGCTCAGTTAATCTACGAACTCCCTATCGTTTTGATAATCGTGACCCGTTGAATGTCTATGCTGTTTATGCGACAGAAATCGATTGTCCCGAAGGCGAAACTCCTTTATCTTGGATGCTTCTGACTACAGAAGTTGTTGAGACTATTGAGATGGCTGTCACTATTCTTCGTTGGTACACCTACCGATGGCGGGTTGAAGAATTTCATAAAGTCCTTAAGTCTGGTTGTCAGAGTGAGCGTTATCGACTTGCCTCTGATGGAATGAAAACTCTTTTGGGTTTTTTAAGTGTCATTGCTGTTGAACTTTTACACGTTACTTATCTTCATCGTACCCAGCCCGATGCTCTCGCGATTGAAATTCTTAATCCTCTTCAACTTCAGGTGTTAAAAGCAGCCGCCTCTCAAAAACTTCCCCCTATTTTGACTGTTGCTTGGGCTGTCGAGTCTGTTGCTTTTCTTGGTGGTTATCTTGAACATCGTCGTAAAACTCCTCTCGGTATCCAAGTCCTTTGGCGCGGTTGGTTGAAGTTGCATGACCTTTGCCAAGGCTGGCAGCTTGCAATCCGCACTTAA